From one Mycobacterium colombiense CECT 3035 genomic stretch:
- a CDS encoding LacI family DNA-binding transcriptional regulator, with protein MSTNKAARPTTADVARLASVSTATVSYVLNNARGRRISAETRDAVYRAAKLLGYRPNLAARNLARGKSGVVLYVVPHVAVGEMPMQAGSRMTTALAREGFLQVQVFETDDDQHVVDAIENLDPVAVTSLFPLSAAARQAVTTAGIPHIEIGTLPALKDPHLSVGEMRVEHLIERGHRRIAFAYTGIARWRPLGDYWFEGVSRAAQLRGLPDVRVDEVTLDNAADVVTGWVGDGVTAVCAQSDEIACLVLYGIHQARLRCPGDLAVMGVDASPMGMVSTPPLTTVQFDPCAVADAALAAVFERLGHPAPPSPELTDIAHLVVRSST; from the coding sequence TTGAGCACCAATAAAGCTGCGCGTCCGACCACCGCCGACGTGGCCCGGCTGGCCAGCGTGTCGACCGCCACGGTCAGCTATGTGCTCAACAACGCACGGGGCCGGCGCATCTCTGCGGAAACCCGCGACGCGGTGTACCGCGCGGCCAAACTGCTCGGCTACCGGCCCAACCTCGCCGCTCGCAACCTCGCGCGCGGCAAAAGCGGGGTGGTGCTCTACGTGGTGCCGCACGTCGCCGTCGGCGAGATGCCGATGCAGGCCGGCAGCCGGATGACGACCGCACTGGCCCGCGAGGGTTTTCTGCAGGTGCAGGTCTTCGAGACCGACGACGACCAGCACGTGGTCGACGCGATCGAGAATCTGGATCCCGTCGCCGTCACCAGCCTGTTCCCGCTGAGCGCGGCCGCGCGGCAGGCGGTGACGACCGCGGGCATCCCCCATATCGAGATCGGCACACTGCCCGCGCTCAAAGACCCGCACCTGTCCGTCGGCGAGATGCGGGTCGAGCACCTGATCGAGCGGGGCCATCGCCGAATCGCGTTCGCCTACACCGGGATTGCCCGATGGCGTCCGTTGGGCGACTACTGGTTCGAGGGTGTCTCGCGGGCCGCCCAACTGCGCGGCCTCCCCGACGTGCGCGTCGACGAGGTGACCCTGGACAACGCCGCCGACGTGGTCACCGGCTGGGTGGGCGACGGAGTGACCGCGGTGTGTGCGCAGAGCGACGAGATCGCCTGCCTGGTCCTGTACGGCATTCATCAAGCGCGGCTGCGCTGTCCGGGTGACCTGGCGGTGATGGGCGTCGACGCCAGCCCGATGGGCATGGTGAGCACGCCGCCGTTGACCACCGTGCAATTCGATCCCTGCGCGGTCGCCGACGCAGCGCTTGCCGCGGTTTTCGAACGGCTGGGCCACCCCGCCCCACCGTCGCCCGAG
- a CDS encoding amidohydrolase family protein, protein MNKDDLILISVDDHIAEPADMFDAHVPAAYKDRAPRVVVEPDGIQQWYYGEIRGRNMGLNAVAGKPREMYNIDASRYDEMRPGCFNVDERVRDMNAGGQLAGLNFPNFTGFSGQVLNQGPDRETNLVMIRAYNEWHVDEWCGAYPGRFIPCGILPLFDVAEAAKEVKRLADKGCHAVTFSENPEALQMPSIHTKYWYPLFEAVCESNTVLCTHVGSASRSPQVSTDAPPSVQMTASSMMSMFTFTELIWAQFWADFPQLKFSLTEGDVGWIPYFLWRAEHVYNRHSGWTLASFPPGYDGPTDVFKRHFYTCFISDKVGVQNMNWFNEDMLCWESDFPHSDSNWPFAPEDIVATMGHLDDAVIDKITHQNAMDAYSFDPFRHIPKEHARAGYLRAQATDVDVVTHVGRQASQRDRDAWTRMTQFALQAQASAQAPATVEVSGIAGRATTLGN, encoded by the coding sequence ATGAACAAGGACGACCTGATCCTGATCAGCGTGGACGATCACATCGCCGAGCCGGCCGACATGTTCGACGCCCACGTCCCCGCCGCCTACAAGGACCGCGCCCCACGCGTGGTCGTCGAGCCCGACGGCATCCAGCAGTGGTACTACGGCGAGATCCGCGGACGCAACATGGGACTGAACGCCGTCGCGGGGAAGCCGCGCGAGATGTACAACATCGACGCCTCACGCTACGACGAGATGCGCCCGGGCTGCTTCAACGTCGACGAGCGGGTGCGCGACATGAACGCCGGTGGCCAGCTGGCCGGGTTGAACTTCCCGAACTTCACCGGCTTCTCCGGCCAGGTCCTCAACCAGGGTCCCGACCGCGAGACGAACCTGGTGATGATCAGGGCGTACAACGAATGGCACGTCGACGAATGGTGCGGGGCGTACCCGGGCCGATTCATCCCGTGCGGCATCCTGCCGCTGTTCGACGTGGCCGAGGCCGCCAAGGAGGTCAAACGGCTCGCGGACAAGGGCTGTCACGCCGTCACGTTCTCGGAGAACCCAGAGGCGTTGCAAATGCCTAGCATTCACACCAAGTACTGGTACCCGCTGTTCGAGGCCGTCTGCGAAAGCAACACGGTGCTGTGCACCCACGTGGGCTCCGCGTCGCGCTCGCCGCAGGTGTCCACGGACGCCCCGCCCAGCGTGCAGATGACCGCCTCGTCGATGATGAGCATGTTCACCTTCACCGAGCTGATCTGGGCACAGTTCTGGGCGGACTTCCCGCAGCTGAAGTTCTCGCTGACCGAGGGCGACGTCGGCTGGATCCCGTACTTCCTCTGGCGGGCCGAGCACGTCTACAACCGGCACTCGGGCTGGACGCTGGCGTCCTTCCCACCCGGATACGACGGGCCGACCGACGTGTTCAAGCGCCACTTCTACACCTGCTTCATCAGCGACAAAGTCGGTGTGCAGAACATGAATTGGTTCAACGAGGACATGCTGTGCTGGGAGTCCGACTTCCCGCACTCGGACAGCAACTGGCCTTTCGCCCCCGAGGACATCGTCGCCACCATGGGCCACCTGGACGACGCCGTCATCGACAAGATCACCCATCAAAACGCCATGGACGCATACTCATTCGACCCCTTCCGGCACATCCCGAAGGAGCACGCGCGCGCCGGCTACCTGCGAGCACAGGCCACCGACGTCGACGTGGTCACCCACGTCGGCCGCCAGGCCAGCCAGCGTGACCGGGATGCGTGGACGCGGATGACGCAGTTCGCCCTGCAGGCACAGGCCTCGGCGCAGGCGCCGGCGACGGTCGAGGTGTCCGGTATCGCCGGGCGCGCCACCACCCTGGGCAACTGA
- a CDS encoding CaiB/BaiF CoA-transferase family protein produces MAAEAPFAGWRVLELCNGLAAAYCGKMFVDAAAEVVKVESPQGDSLRAWSAGGPPGALFGYLAAGKKSVVNHGQAEILSLLAGADLVLTDLTDGWTLDAITAHTAASAVVVAVTPFGTTGPYVENQVVANEFILQALCGSIAGRGWPGDEPVQAGGRLGEWLAGTFAAAVAAAATRHAARSGRGEVIDVSTYEAMAIAMGGLSAMSASVLGADSLLHERSLELPSIVPTADGMVGFCTITAQQFQDFLVMIERPDLVDDADLASFAGRVERRDEFLGMVTEWTGSRTTQEIVDLAVAFRIPVAPIATPEMLPTIDHFVERGVFAESPDGVLAPRVPYRSDAMQTAAPAAPPQLGADTGRVQWPPRPPAPAGTAAGALPLSDVRVTDFTAFWAGPVATQLLGALGADVIKIEGVRRPDGMRFSAGRPPDWDQWWEWGPVFLCSNNNKRGVSIELGTDAGRELALELIAASDLVVENFSPRVMANFGLEFDAVRAANPRAIMVRMPAFGLDGPWRDRVGFAQTMEQATGMAWMTGHADGPPVIPRGVCDPIAGLHAAFAAIAALAIRDRRGTGMQVESTMVEAALNVAAEMLVEYSRNGIAMRRNGNRGQGTRPQGVYRCRGHDEWVALAAMDAAGRASLAGLLGQPGLEEPDWAQRADDIDKLITAWAAGHSVAGAVEALRAAGVAAARVTPAAALLTDPQLRARGFWETVDHPVAGPFLCTGMPFAFLGKPRQWIRRVPPLYGQHTDEVLTGVLGHTRDDLATLHRSGTISARPAGL; encoded by the coding sequence GTGGCAGCCGAGGCGCCGTTCGCGGGCTGGCGCGTGCTGGAGTTGTGCAACGGCCTGGCGGCGGCCTATTGCGGCAAGATGTTTGTCGATGCAGCCGCCGAGGTGGTGAAAGTCGAGTCACCACAGGGTGATTCGCTGCGCGCCTGGTCGGCGGGCGGACCGCCCGGGGCGCTGTTCGGCTACCTGGCCGCGGGCAAGAAGTCGGTGGTCAATCACGGCCAGGCCGAGATCCTTTCGCTGCTGGCCGGCGCCGACCTGGTGCTCACCGACCTCACCGACGGCTGGACGCTCGACGCGATCACCGCACACACGGCCGCGTCGGCCGTGGTGGTGGCCGTCACCCCGTTCGGCACCACCGGTCCCTACGTCGAAAACCAGGTCGTCGCCAACGAATTCATTCTGCAGGCGTTGTGCGGGTCGATCGCCGGCCGCGGTTGGCCGGGCGACGAGCCGGTGCAGGCCGGGGGCCGGCTCGGCGAGTGGCTGGCGGGCACCTTCGCGGCGGCGGTGGCCGCGGCGGCAACGCGGCACGCGGCACGCAGCGGGCGCGGCGAGGTCATCGACGTCTCGACGTACGAGGCCATGGCGATCGCCATGGGCGGCTTGTCCGCCATGTCCGCCAGCGTGCTGGGCGCCGATTCGCTGCTGCACGAACGCAGCCTGGAGCTGCCCTCGATCGTTCCGACGGCCGACGGCATGGTCGGCTTCTGCACCATCACCGCCCAACAGTTTCAAGACTTCCTGGTGATGATCGAGCGACCCGATCTGGTCGACGACGCCGACCTGGCCTCGTTCGCCGGCCGCGTCGAGCGCCGCGACGAATTCCTCGGCATGGTCACCGAATGGACCGGCAGCCGAACCACCCAGGAGATCGTCGATCTCGCGGTGGCATTCCGGATTCCGGTTGCCCCCATCGCGACTCCCGAGATGCTGCCCACGATCGACCACTTCGTGGAACGCGGCGTCTTCGCCGAATCGCCGGACGGGGTGCTGGCGCCGCGGGTGCCGTATCGCAGCGACGCGATGCAGACCGCCGCCCCCGCCGCACCGCCGCAACTCGGCGCAGACACCGGGCGGGTGCAGTGGCCGCCGCGACCCCCGGCGCCCGCCGGGACCGCCGCCGGCGCGCTGCCGTTGTCCGATGTCCGCGTCACCGATTTCACCGCCTTCTGGGCCGGCCCGGTCGCCACCCAACTGCTGGGCGCCCTGGGCGCCGACGTGATCAAGATCGAGGGCGTGCGCCGGCCCGACGGCATGCGGTTCTCCGCCGGCCGCCCGCCCGACTGGGACCAATGGTGGGAATGGGGCCCGGTGTTCCTGTGCAGCAACAACAACAAGCGCGGCGTCAGCATCGAGCTCGGCACCGACGCCGGACGAGAACTCGCGCTTGAACTGATCGCCGCGAGCGATCTCGTCGTCGAGAACTTCTCACCCCGGGTGATGGCGAACTTCGGCCTGGAATTCGACGCGGTGCGCGCGGCCAACCCGCGGGCGATCATGGTCCGGATGCCCGCGTTCGGCCTCGACGGCCCCTGGCGCGACCGGGTCGGTTTCGCCCAGACCATGGAGCAGGCCACCGGCATGGCATGGATGACCGGGCACGCCGACGGCCCCCCGGTGATCCCGCGCGGTGTGTGCGACCCGATCGCCGGCCTGCACGCGGCCTTCGCCGCGATCGCCGCGCTGGCGATCCGCGACCGTCGCGGCACCGGGATGCAGGTGGAATCGACCATGGTCGAGGCGGCGCTGAACGTGGCGGCCGAAATGCTGGTCGAGTATTCGCGGAACGGTATCGCGATGCGCCGCAATGGAAACCGGGGCCAGGGCACGCGCCCCCAAGGGGTCTACCGCTGCCGCGGTCACGACGAGTGGGTCGCGCTGGCGGCGATGGACGCCGCCGGCCGCGCATCGCTGGCCGGCCTGCTCGGCCAGCCCGGGCTGGAGGAACCCGACTGGGCCCAACGCGCCGACGACATCGACAAACTCATCACCGCCTGGGCTGCCGGGCACTCGGTGGCCGGCGCCGTCGAGGCACTGCGCGCCGCCGGCGTGGCCGCGGCACGCGTCACCCCGGCCGCGGCGCTGCTGACCGATCCGCAGCTGCGCGCCCGCGGCTTCTGGGAGACCGTCGACCACCCCGTCGCGGGCCCCTTTCTTTGCACCGGAATGCCTTTCGCATTCCTGGGCAAGCCGCGGCAATGGATCCGGCGGGTGCCCCCGCTCTACGGCCAGCACACCGATGAGGTGCTGACCGGCGTCCTGGGGCACACCCGGGACGACCTGGCCACCCTGCACCGGTCGGGGACCATCAGCGCTCGGCCGGCGGGGCTGTGA
- a CDS encoding thiolase family protein, whose product MRTSVTKRTAAIVGVHNTRQGRRLDGETSRGLAIKAILGALDDAGLTLDDVDGISATPDSTSLIYDLRIGPAWQGLAFGVGMITEAVTAIEHGMADVVVLVAAQAGEYRDHEATAPWTRPENEFVAPWGMFTTAEFALIARRHMHVYGTTREQLSTVAATIRNNGSRNPEAVYYDRGPFTPEDITASRPIADPFHLLDCATTSEGGCALVVANIDAVDVAGQPIYVLGSGADFHGPSYQHPPAYDLAGRRGDHVNGVVGRRAADRAFNHAGLRRDDVDVLELYDPFSFEIIRQLEAFGFCGDGEGGPFVADGHIAIDGSHPITTDGGTMSFSHAGANPQMMQRAVRAVQQLRGQAGALQVADAHVALCSNGGAGALFTTVLILGDEPR is encoded by the coding sequence ATGAGAACTAGCGTGACTAAGCGCACCGCGGCGATCGTCGGAGTGCACAACACACGGCAAGGGCGACGGCTGGACGGCGAAACCTCCCGCGGCCTGGCGATCAAGGCGATCCTGGGCGCGCTCGACGACGCCGGCCTGACCCTCGACGACGTCGACGGCATCAGCGCGACCCCGGACTCGACCTCGTTGATCTACGACCTGCGGATCGGGCCGGCCTGGCAGGGGCTGGCGTTCGGGGTCGGCATGATCACCGAGGCGGTCACCGCCATCGAGCACGGCATGGCCGACGTGGTGGTGCTGGTCGCGGCCCAGGCCGGCGAATACCGCGACCACGAGGCCACCGCGCCGTGGACGCGGCCCGAGAACGAATTCGTCGCCCCCTGGGGAATGTTCACCACCGCCGAATTCGCGCTCATCGCGCGGCGCCACATGCACGTCTACGGCACGACACGAGAACAACTTTCGACGGTGGCGGCGACCATCCGCAACAACGGATCCCGCAACCCTGAAGCCGTCTACTACGACCGGGGGCCGTTCACCCCGGAGGACATCACCGCATCCCGGCCCATCGCCGACCCGTTCCACCTGCTGGATTGCGCCACCACCTCCGAGGGAGGGTGTGCGCTGGTCGTGGCCAACATCGACGCCGTCGACGTTGCGGGCCAACCCATTTACGTGCTGGGCAGTGGCGCGGACTTCCACGGCCCGTCCTACCAACATCCGCCCGCCTACGACCTCGCCGGGCGGCGCGGGGATCACGTCAACGGTGTGGTGGGCCGGCGCGCCGCCGACCGCGCATTCAATCACGCCGGACTGCGCCGCGACGACGTCGACGTGCTGGAGCTCTACGACCCGTTCTCCTTCGAAATCATCCGCCAGCTCGAGGCTTTCGGCTTCTGCGGTGACGGGGAGGGCGGCCCCTTCGTGGCCGACGGCCACATCGCCATCGACGGCAGCCATCCGATCACCACCGACGGGGGGACCATGTCGTTCAGCCACGCCGGCGCCAATCCGCAGATGATGCAGCGGGCCGTCCGCGCGGTGCAACAGCTGCGCGGACAGGCCGGCGCCCTTCAGGTCGCCGACGCCCATGTCGCGTTGTGCAGCAACGGGGGAGCCGGGGCCCTGTTCACCACGGTGCTGATCCTGGGAGACGAACCACGATGA
- a CDS encoding Zn-ribbon domain-containing OB-fold protein encodes MTADPLRPQAGPVPHASSHLSAPFWEGCRSHELRYQRCAACGSANFPPTEHCRQCLSEDLGWRRGSGRGEIYSWTVVYRPVTAEFAPPYAPAIITLDEGYQMLTNVVGVSPDELAVGMRVSVEFHATEPDVTLPYFTGAEADSS; translated from the coding sequence ATGACCGCCGACCCACTGCGGCCCCAGGCCGGGCCCGTCCCGCACGCGAGCAGCCACCTCAGCGCGCCGTTCTGGGAGGGATGCCGGTCCCACGAACTGCGCTACCAACGTTGCGCGGCTTGCGGATCGGCGAACTTCCCCCCGACCGAGCATTGCCGCCAATGCCTTTCGGAGGACCTCGGCTGGAGGCGGGGCAGCGGCCGTGGCGAGATCTACAGCTGGACGGTCGTATACCGCCCGGTGACAGCGGAATTCGCGCCGCCCTACGCGCCGGCGATCATCACCCTGGACGAGGGCTACCAGATGTTGACCAATGTCGTCGGCGTGTCACCGGACGAGCTGGCCGTCGGCATGCGGGTGTCGGTGGAGTTCCACGCCACCGAACCCGATGTCACGCTGCCGTACTTCACCGGCGCGGAGGCGGACAGCTCGTGA
- a CDS encoding PadR family transcriptional regulator codes for MSPRTANGLPVTAYLVLGVLAANDEQLTAGEIKMRAELSGGHFYWSPSVSHVRRELTRLLQRGMVSETGAQSGKRAITLYETTDAGRDALRRWVQHFPGQDQVVIKHPVILKTWLARGRDPEHVLDGLERHLEATRARLDEALWSRQRSAELGITEDPEQRYSFAVLDYAIRGLYAEISNISQLRDEIAAGTTRDPVKRVRRPKGQIRRRVPRSPA; via the coding sequence GTGAGCCCGAGGACCGCCAACGGCCTGCCGGTCACCGCATACCTGGTGTTGGGGGTGCTGGCGGCCAACGACGAGCAACTCACCGCCGGCGAGATCAAGATGCGCGCCGAACTGTCTGGCGGCCACTTCTATTGGTCTCCGTCGGTCAGTCACGTGCGTCGTGAACTGACCCGCCTGCTGCAACGCGGCATGGTCAGCGAGACCGGCGCGCAATCCGGCAAGCGCGCCATCACCCTGTACGAGACCACCGATGCCGGCCGCGACGCCCTGCGCCGCTGGGTCCAGCACTTCCCGGGTCAGGATCAGGTGGTCATCAAACACCCCGTCATCCTCAAAACCTGGCTGGCCCGCGGGCGGGACCCCGAACACGTCCTGGACGGCCTGGAGCGGCATCTGGAAGCGACCCGTGCCCGGCTGGACGAGGCGCTGTGGTCGCGGCAGCGGTCGGCCGAACTCGGTATCACCGAGGACCCCGAGCAGCGCTACTCGTTCGCGGTGTTGGACTACGCGATCCGCGGGCTGTACGCGGAGATCTCCAACATCTCCCAGTTGCGTGACGAGATCGCCGCCGGCACAACCCGGGACCCGGTCAAACGGGTGCGACGGCCGAAGGGGCAGATCCGGCGCCGGGTGCCGAGGAGCCCGGCCTAG
- the fadD1 gene encoding fatty-acid--CoA ligase FadD1 has protein sequence MADDTIQALLRKRLSDPGVAVKYRDVQWTWRQYLAGAAARAAALLAAADPQRPMHIGALLGNTPEMVSQMAAAGLGGYVLCGLNTTRRGEALAADVRRADCQFVVTDAEHRPLLDGLDLGGTRILDSSTPQWSEFVGAAGELEPHREVTAMDPFMMIFTSGTSGNPKAVQVSHLMATFAGLNLVQRFALTEQDTCYVSMPLFHSNAVVAGWAPAVCSGAAMVPAKFSASSFLDDIRRHGATYMNYVGKPLAYILATAERDDDADNPLRVAFGNEANDKDIDEFARRFGVQVEDGFGSTENAVIVIREEGTPKGSIGKGMDGIAIYDSDTVTECAVARFDADGALVNADEAIGELVNTAGSGFFTGYYNDPDANAERMRHGMYWSGDLAYRDAEGWIYLAGRTADWMRVDGENLAAAPIERILLRHSAINRIAIYAVADGHVGDQVMAAIVLNDGHTLAPAEFEAFLDAQPDLSPKARPRFVRIAAELPSTATHKVLKRQLIAQGTTVGPGEVLWERDPRGTAYTVRADREGGAGRGGSQPSARPGSSAPGAGSAPSAVAPV, from the coding sequence ATGGCTGACGACACGATTCAGGCGCTGCTGCGCAAGCGCCTGTCCGATCCCGGGGTCGCGGTGAAATACCGTGACGTGCAATGGACTTGGCGTCAGTACCTGGCGGGCGCCGCGGCGCGTGCGGCCGCGCTGCTGGCCGCCGCCGATCCGCAGCGCCCGATGCACATCGGCGCCCTGCTGGGAAACACCCCCGAGATGGTCAGCCAGATGGCCGCGGCCGGGCTCGGCGGCTATGTCCTGTGCGGATTGAACACCACCCGGCGCGGCGAGGCACTGGCCGCCGACGTCCGGCGCGCGGACTGTCAGTTCGTGGTCACCGACGCCGAACACCGGCCGCTGTTGGACGGCTTGGACCTCGGCGGCACACGGATCCTCGACTCCTCGACTCCGCAGTGGAGCGAATTCGTCGGGGCGGCCGGTGAGCTGGAGCCGCACCGCGAGGTCACCGCGATGGACCCCTTCATGATGATCTTCACCTCCGGCACGAGCGGAAATCCCAAGGCGGTGCAGGTATCCCACCTCATGGCGACGTTCGCCGGACTCAACCTGGTCCAGCGCTTCGCCCTGACCGAGCAGGACACCTGCTACGTCTCGATGCCGCTGTTTCACTCCAATGCGGTCGTCGCCGGATGGGCGCCCGCGGTGTGTTCCGGCGCCGCCATGGTGCCGGCGAAGTTCTCGGCGAGCAGTTTCCTCGACGACATCCGCCGCCACGGCGCCACCTACATGAACTACGTCGGGAAGCCGCTCGCCTACATCCTCGCCACCGCCGAACGCGACGACGACGCCGACAATCCCCTGCGGGTGGCCTTCGGCAACGAGGCCAACGACAAGGACATCGACGAATTCGCCCGCCGTTTCGGTGTCCAGGTCGAGGACGGTTTCGGCTCCACCGAGAACGCCGTGATCGTGATCCGGGAGGAGGGCACCCCCAAGGGCTCGATCGGCAAAGGCATGGACGGCATCGCGATCTACGACAGCGACACCGTCACCGAATGCGCGGTCGCCCGGTTCGATGCCGACGGCGCGCTGGTCAACGCCGACGAAGCGATCGGCGAGTTGGTCAACACCGCGGGATCGGGTTTCTTCACCGGTTACTACAACGACCCGGACGCCAACGCCGAACGCATGCGCCACGGCATGTATTGGTCCGGGGACCTGGCGTACCGCGACGCCGAGGGCTGGATCTACCTGGCCGGGCGCACCGCGGACTGGATGCGGGTGGACGGCGAGAACCTGGCCGCGGCGCCGATCGAGCGGATCCTGTTGCGCCACAGCGCTATCAACCGGATCGCCATCTATGCCGTCGCCGACGGGCACGTCGGCGATCAGGTGATGGCGGCGATCGTGCTCAACGACGGTCACACCCTTGCGCCCGCCGAATTCGAAGCGTTCCTGGACGCGCAGCCCGACCTGTCCCCCAAGGCCCGCCCACGCTTCGTCCGTATCGCGGCCGAGCTGCCCAGCACCGCCACGCACAAGGTGCTCAAACGCCAGTTGATCGCTCAGGGGACGACCGTCGGGCCGGGCGAGGTGTTGTGGGAGCGCGACCCGCGGGGCACGGCGTACACGGTTCGCGCCGATCGCGAGGGCGGAGCCGGGCGCGGCGGGTCGCAACCGTCGGCTAGGCCGGGCTCCTCGGCACCCGGCGCCGGATCTGCCCCTTCGGCCGTCGCACCCGTTTGA
- a CDS encoding SDR family NAD(P)-dependent oxidoreductase, translated as MSDATSPLLGRRILVTGGATGIGAAAVSVLTDAGAEVAATYHKTPPPDGLTAEWLQCDVREAEAVSAMVREAAQRLGGLDVLVNAAGLWQAGIPGYIGADEISFLLDTNIKATILTNQAAYAVMKDQDPKGGRIINFGSSEAVMGSPISAVYAATKGAVQAWTRSAAKAWASENITVNALAPAVQTAGADRLREFLGPDAAAMIDQQMQMMIPLGGTLGEPARDVGPMLVFLAGPGSGFITGQLLAVDGGLMMVGG; from the coding sequence ATGTCAGATGCGACGTCTCCCCTGCTGGGCCGGCGGATCCTGGTTACCGGCGGCGCTACCGGCATCGGCGCTGCCGCCGTCTCGGTGCTGACCGACGCGGGGGCCGAGGTCGCAGCGACCTATCACAAGACTCCGCCGCCGGACGGCCTGACGGCCGAGTGGTTGCAGTGCGACGTGCGCGAGGCCGAGGCCGTCTCGGCGATGGTCCGGGAGGCCGCGCAGCGCCTCGGTGGCCTCGACGTGCTGGTGAACGCCGCCGGGCTGTGGCAGGCGGGGATTCCGGGCTACATCGGCGCCGACGAGATCTCGTTCCTGTTGGACACCAACATCAAGGCGACCATCCTCACCAACCAGGCCGCCTACGCGGTGATGAAGGACCAGGACCCCAAGGGCGGCCGCATCATCAACTTCGGATCTTCCGAAGCCGTGATGGGCAGCCCGATCTCGGCCGTCTACGCCGCGACCAAGGGCGCGGTGCAGGCGTGGACGCGGTCGGCCGCCAAGGCCTGGGCGTCGGAGAACATCACCGTCAACGCCCTTGCGCCCGCGGTGCAGACGGCGGGCGCCGACCGCCTCCGCGAATTCCTCGGTCCGGACGCCGCGGCCATGATCGATCAGCAGATGCAGATGATGATCCCGCTCGGCGGCACACTGGGCGAGCCCGCCCGCGACGTCGGCCCGATGCTGGTCTTCCTGGCCGGCCCCGGCTCGGGCTTCATCACCGGCCAGCTGCTGGCGGTGGACGGCGGCCTGATGATGGTGGGCGGTTAG
- a CDS encoding alpha/beta fold hydrolase: MSTIDISAGTIHYEATGPEDGRPVVFVHGYMMGGQLWRQLGERLAARGLRCIAPTWPLGAHPEPLRRGADRSITGVAGMVAEVLAALDLRDVVLVGNDTGGVVTQLVAVHHRDRLGALVLTSCDAFEHFPPPILKPVILAAKSKTSFRAVAQAMRVPAVRKRAFDGLAHSNIDELTEAWVRPGLSDPAIAEDLRQFTLSMRTEVTTTVAARLYDFDKPTLIAWSADDVFFEQEDGARLAATIPNARLEVIAGARTFSMIDQPDQLADLLSTIAVRT, from the coding sequence ATGTCGACGATCGACATTAGTGCCGGAACCATCCATTACGAAGCAACCGGACCCGAGGACGGCAGGCCGGTGGTCTTCGTGCACGGATACATGATGGGCGGGCAGTTGTGGCGCCAGCTCGGCGAGCGCCTGGCGGCGCGCGGGCTGCGCTGCATCGCGCCGACGTGGCCGTTGGGCGCGCATCCGGAGCCGCTGCGGCGCGGCGCCGACCGGAGCATCACCGGCGTTGCCGGCATGGTGGCCGAGGTGCTCGCCGCGCTCGACCTGCGCGACGTGGTGCTGGTCGGCAACGACACCGGCGGCGTCGTCACGCAGCTGGTGGCCGTGCATCACCGCGATCGGCTCGGCGCGCTGGTGCTCACGAGTTGCGATGCGTTCGAACACTTTCCGCCGCCGATCCTCAAACCGGTGATCCTGGCGGCCAAGTCGAAGACGTCGTTCCGTGCCGTGGCGCAGGCCATGCGCGTGCCGGCGGTACGCAAGCGGGCGTTCGACGGCCTGGCGCACAGCAACATCGATGAGCTCACCGAGGCGTGGGTGCGCCCGGGGCTATCCGATCCGGCCATCGCCGAAGACCTGCGCCAGTTCACGCTTTCGATGCGCACCGAGGTGACGACGACGGTGGCGGCCCGGCTGTACGACTTCGACAAGCCGACGCTCATCGCGTGGTCGGCCGACGACGTGTTCTTCGAGCAGGAGGACGGGGCCCGGCTGGCCGCGACCATTCCCAACGCCCGCCTCGAAGTCATCGCGGGGGCCAGGACCTTTTCCATGATCGATCAGCCCGACCAGCTCGCCGATCTGCTCTCCACGATCGCGGTGCGCACCTGA
- a CDS encoding TetR/AcrR family transcriptional regulator: MESKRRTQEERSAATRDALIAAARKLWGLRGYADVGTPEIATAAGVTRGAMYHQFADKAALFREVVEVVEQDVMARMAVVVAESGASTPTDAVRAAVDAWLDVSGDPEVRQLILLDAPSVLGWAEFRDVAQRYSLGMTEQMLTEAIRAGELAEQPVRPLAHVLIGALDEAAMVIATADDPKRSRRETGQVLHRLIDAMFDAR, from the coding sequence ATGGAAAGCAAGAGACGGACCCAGGAAGAGCGCTCCGCGGCGACCCGCGACGCGCTGATCGCGGCTGCCCGCAAGCTGTGGGGGCTGCGAGGCTACGCCGACGTCGGCACACCGGAGATCGCCACCGCCGCCGGCGTCACCCGCGGCGCGATGTATCACCAATTCGCCGACAAGGCAGCGTTATTCCGCGAAGTCGTCGAGGTGGTCGAGCAGGATGTGATGGCGCGGATGGCCGTGGTGGTGGCCGAATCCGGGGCGTCCACGCCCACGGACGCGGTCCGGGCCGCGGTCGACGCCTGGCTCGACGTCTCCGGCGACCCCGAGGTGCGCCAACTGATCCTGCTGGACGCGCCGAGCGTGCTGGGCTGGGCCGAATTCCGTGACGTCGCCCAGCGATACAGCCTCGGCATGACCGAGCAGATGCTCACCGAGGCCATCCGGGCCGGCGAACTGGCCGAGCAGCCGGTGCGGCCGCTGGCGCACGTGCTGATCGGTGCGCTCGACGAGGCGGCCATGGTGATCGCGACCGCGGACGACCCGAAGCGCAGCCGCCGGGAAACCGGGCAGGTGCTGCACCGGCTCATCGACGCGATGTTCGACGCTCGGTGA